The following are from one region of the Rosistilla carotiformis genome:
- a CDS encoding MFS transporter, whose product MSNDSDTVAAAPNAKRLLWAGFMAILAAGVGFSVRGGILVQWAEDFGFTMTELGTITGGGLTGFGVVIIVTSLFADAIGYGKLMTGAFVLHFISAVITLAAPAAFEAGGKDAAFQCLFWGMFIFAVGNGVCEAVVNPLTATLFPKSKTHYLNILHAGWPAGLVIGGLASAFMAAKVDTDGTILKAAVDWKIQMSLFLVPVILYGGMLLGQRFPKSEAAAAGVSTGQMLASVVTPLFFFLLVLHALVGYVELGTDSWISKITGSIMNDPQKGLMLFVYTSSLMFALRFVAGPIVHRISPLGLLFVSSILGALGLTLLGTATSLLMCVVAATVYACGKTFLWPTMLAVGSERFPKGGAVAIGLMGGVGMLSAGLIGGPAIGYKQDYYASQDLRDNAEPTYERYAVEKPEGFLFLPKINGLDGAKVGVLGDQGKELAAVGEALAADGQTDENYNKLAAWWESAKPFASEDKAPVSAATLAGGRMALQLTAAVPTVMAILYLLLILGFKAVGGYKAIHIDDSELLTGGVEGPMEA is encoded by the coding sequence GAAGACTTTGGTTTCACCATGACCGAACTGGGAACGATCACCGGCGGTGGTCTGACCGGTTTCGGTGTTGTGATCATCGTGACCAGTCTCTTCGCCGACGCCATCGGCTATGGAAAGCTGATGACGGGGGCGTTTGTTCTGCACTTCATCTCGGCGGTGATCACATTGGCCGCCCCCGCAGCGTTTGAAGCCGGTGGCAAAGACGCGGCGTTTCAGTGTCTGTTTTGGGGCATGTTCATCTTTGCGGTAGGCAACGGCGTTTGCGAAGCGGTTGTCAATCCATTGACCGCCACGCTGTTCCCCAAATCAAAAACACACTACTTGAATATCTTGCACGCCGGCTGGCCTGCCGGACTCGTGATCGGCGGTTTGGCGTCGGCCTTCATGGCAGCCAAAGTTGATACCGACGGCACGATCCTGAAAGCGGCGGTCGATTGGAAGATTCAAATGTCGCTCTTCTTGGTTCCCGTAATCCTCTACGGCGGAATGCTGTTGGGCCAACGCTTTCCAAAATCGGAAGCGGCCGCAGCGGGCGTATCCACCGGCCAGATGCTGGCTTCGGTTGTCACCCCGTTGTTCTTTTTCCTGTTGGTGCTGCACGCCCTGGTCGGGTACGTGGAACTGGGAACCGACTCTTGGATCTCGAAGATCACCGGTTCGATTATGAACGATCCGCAAAAAGGCTTAATGCTGTTCGTTTACACATCCAGCCTGATGTTCGCGCTGCGATTTGTTGCCGGTCCGATCGTGCATCGGATCTCGCCGCTGGGGCTGCTGTTTGTCAGTAGCATCTTAGGCGCCTTGGGCCTGACTCTGTTGGGCACCGCGACCTCGCTGTTGATGTGTGTCGTGGCCGCAACGGTTTACGCCTGCGGCAAGACCTTCCTGTGGCCGACGATGTTGGCCGTGGGATCGGAACGCTTTCCCAAGGGAGGTGCGGTTGCGATCGGGTTGATGGGGGGCGTAGGCATGTTGTCAGCAGGTCTGATCGGTGGTCCCGCGATCGGTTACAAGCAGGACTATTACGCATCGCAAGATCTTCGCGACAACGCCGAACCCACCTACGAACGTTATGCCGTTGAAAAGCCCGAAGGCTTCCTGTTCCTGCCAAAAATCAACGGACTCGATGGTGCGAAAGTTGGTGTCTTGGGAGATCAAGGCAAAGAACTGGCTGCCGTGGGCGAAGCGTTAGCCGCCGATGGTCAGACCGATGAGAACTACAACAAGCTCGCGGCTTGGTGGGAATCGGCCAAACCGTTTGCAAGCGAAGACAAAGCGCCCGTCAGCGCTGCGACGCTCGCCGGTGGACGGATGGCGCTGCAATTGACCGCAGCGGTACCGACGGTCATGGCGATTTTGTATCTGTTGTTGATCCTGGGCTTCAAGGCGGTCGGTGGATACAAAGCGATCCATATCGACGATTCGGAACTGTTGACCGGTGGCGTCGAAGGGCCAATGGAAGCTTAG
- a CDS encoding succinylglutamate desuccinylase/aspartoacylase family protein — MSNDLPKLDIGRWGDQVIGLGEDADVHLTISESYSSSMIQVPIHVRRAKTEGPVVFVTAAIHGDELNGTGAIRELIQEELELTRGSLILVPVLNLLAFDRHTRYTPDRRDLNRSFPGSASGNMASRMARTLFDQIVGRADFGIDLHTAAIRRTNYPNVRGDLSNPAVRRIATAFGSEIVLNGQGPGGALRREACQVGCPTIIMEGGEIWKVEPDVVANAARGVRNVLRDLEMLGGPPEQAPYQVIVETSKWVRAEKGGFLQFHVQPGEVIVKGQPVATNTNLLGRERCILEAPFDAVVIGMTTLPAGSPGEPVCHLGMLPEGFDPDTLHQLRRGSQRGAT, encoded by the coding sequence TTGAGTAACGATTTACCAAAGCTGGACATCGGGCGTTGGGGTGATCAGGTCATCGGGCTGGGGGAAGATGCCGATGTGCATCTGACGATCAGCGAAAGCTACAGCAGTAGCATGATCCAGGTGCCGATCCATGTTCGCCGCGCCAAAACCGAAGGGCCTGTGGTTTTTGTCACCGCCGCGATCCATGGCGATGAACTCAACGGCACCGGTGCGATCCGTGAACTGATCCAAGAGGAATTGGAACTGACACGCGGGTCGTTGATCCTGGTGCCGGTGCTGAACCTGCTGGCTTTCGACCGGCACACCCGCTACACCCCCGATCGCCGCGATCTGAACCGCTCGTTTCCCGGATCGGCTAGCGGCAACATGGCCAGCCGAATGGCGCGGACGCTGTTCGATCAGATCGTTGGCCGCGCCGACTTTGGCATCGACCTGCACACCGCCGCGATCCGCCGCACTAATTATCCCAACGTTCGCGGCGATCTATCCAATCCGGCCGTGCGGCGGATCGCCACCGCGTTTGGTTCGGAGATCGTGCTCAATGGCCAGGGCCCCGGCGGCGCCTTGCGCCGCGAAGCGTGCCAGGTCGGTTGTCCGACGATCATTATGGAAGGGGGGGAGATCTGGAAGGTCGAACCCGATGTCGTCGCCAACGCGGCGCGTGGTGTTCGCAACGTTTTGCGCGATCTGGAAATGTTGGGCGGTCCGCCCGAACAGGCACCCTACCAAGTGATCGTCGAGACTTCGAAATGGGTGCGAGCCGAGAAGGGTGGCTTTTTGCAGTTCCATGTCCAGCCGGGAGAGGTCATCGTCAAAGGCCAACCGGTGGCGACGAACACCAATCTGCTGGGCCGCGAACGCTGCATCCTGGAAGCCCCCTTCGACGCCGTCGTGATCGGGATGACGACGCTTCCCGCGGGCAGCCCCGGCGAACCGGTCTGCCATCTGGGAATGTTGCCCGAGGGCTTCGATCCCGACACACTGCATCAGCTGCGACGCGGGAGTCAGCGTGGGGCGACGTAG
- the tadA gene encoding tRNA adenosine(34) deaminase TadA — MNDPEFDEHWMGRALELAYAAATADEVPVGAVILNEKRQVIAAAHNQRQQLHDPTAHAEMIAITQAAEAIGDWRLEGCTLYVTLEPCPMCAGAILQARVPRVVYGADDPKAGAVRSLYELLSDDRLNHQCAVTSGVLSSRCSGALTDFFAAKRAMGKK; from the coding sequence ATGAACGACCCCGAATTTGATGAGCATTGGATGGGGCGAGCCCTGGAGCTTGCTTATGCCGCCGCAACCGCCGACGAAGTACCGGTCGGCGCGGTGATCCTGAACGAAAAGCGGCAGGTGATCGCCGCCGCGCACAATCAACGCCAACAACTGCACGATCCGACGGCGCATGCGGAGATGATCGCGATCACACAGGCCGCCGAAGCGATCGGCGATTGGCGGCTGGAGGGTTGCACGCTGTATGTGACGCTGGAACCGTGTCCAATGTGTGCCGGTGCGATCTTGCAAGCCCGCGTGCCACGGGTGGTCTACGGGGCCGACGATCCCAAGGCGGGCGCGGTCCGCAGCCTGTATGAATTGCTTTCCGACGATCGATTGAATCACCAATGTGCGGTCACCTCCGGCGTGCTTAGCTCGCGTTGTTCGGGAGCGTTGACCGATTTTTTTGCCGCGAAACGGGCGATGGGGAAGAAGTAG
- a CDS encoding 3-keto-disaccharide hydrolase: MRYSPLRSVASLPRLALFACIFSLSAALAVADESASSGWIDLKLQRDTVWEPCNFGGDGEVEFSENQAVLEMGDPLTGIRLVKEFPKDGYEIQFEASRLEGFDFFVGLTFPVAESHCSLILGGWSGAVIGLSNINGADASNNPTTREGDFDNNRWYRVRVRVAADRITAWVDDKQWVDQPRQGVEFGIRGEMDPSTPLGIATYQCKVAYRKIQYRRLKSGEVKPSHKPQPTESKSK; the protein is encoded by the coding sequence ATGCGATATTCCCCTCTCCGCTCGGTCGCTTCGCTGCCACGACTCGCTCTGTTCGCTTGTATCTTCAGCCTATCGGCCGCGCTGGCGGTTGCCGACGAATCGGCCAGCAGCGGTTGGATCGATCTGAAATTGCAGCGCGATACGGTTTGGGAGCCCTGCAATTTTGGAGGCGATGGCGAGGTCGAGTTCTCCGAAAACCAGGCGGTGCTCGAGATGGGCGACCCGCTGACTGGGATCCGTTTGGTCAAAGAGTTTCCCAAGGATGGCTACGAGATCCAGTTTGAAGCTTCGCGTTTGGAAGGCTTTGACTTTTTTGTCGGTCTGACTTTTCCCGTCGCCGAATCGCACTGCAGCTTGATCCTGGGCGGTTGGTCGGGAGCCGTGATCGGACTCTCGAACATCAACGGCGCCGACGCTTCGAACAACCCCACGACGCGCGAAGGGGATTTTGATAACAATCGTTGGTACCGTGTCCGCGTGCGTGTCGCCGCCGATCGGATTACCGCTTGGGTCGACGACAAGCAATGGGTCGATCAGCCGCGGCAGGGTGTTGAGTTTGGGATCCGGGGCGAGATGGATCCTTCGACGCCGCTGGGGATTGCGACGTATCAATGCAAAGTCGCCTACCGAAAGATTCAATATCGACGGCTGAAGTCCGGCGAGGTAAAACCCTCCCACAAACCACAGCCGACCGAATCGAAGAGCAAGTAG
- a CDS encoding D-hexose-6-phosphate mutarotase, whose protein sequence is MIDDLNLQFGIDKKIAFTLGNGDLPKAILLAEDATAEIYLHGAHVTSFHRHGWGEMLWMSDESNFRTDRPIRGGVPICWPWFGQPQPELPQHGFARTSQWEVIETKTHADPSLEIALRLTDSEATRQLWPHPFELTMRVIVGRDLTMQLSCLNTGEEPLDAEAALHTYFHVQDIDAVRVAGLDGRRYIDKLDALQVKPQAGELSIDREVDRIYLETPDAVTIHDGAERRIEIQKSGSLSTVVWNPWIDKSAAMADFPNDGYRTMVCVETTNAADDVRTIQPGEVHTITQSCRCEPATGPADPAEAIL, encoded by the coding sequence ATGATTGACGACTTAAATCTGCAATTTGGTATCGATAAAAAAATCGCCTTCACCTTGGGCAACGGCGATCTCCCCAAAGCGATCCTGTTGGCCGAAGACGCAACCGCCGAGATCTATCTGCACGGCGCACATGTCACTTCGTTCCACCGGCATGGCTGGGGCGAGATGTTGTGGATGAGCGACGAATCCAACTTTCGGACCGATCGTCCGATCCGCGGCGGCGTGCCGATCTGCTGGCCATGGTTTGGACAACCACAACCCGAATTGCCTCAGCACGGCTTTGCCCGCACGTCGCAGTGGGAGGTTATCGAGACGAAGACACACGCCGATCCCAGCTTGGAGATCGCGTTGCGTTTGACCGACAGCGAGGCGACGCGGCAGTTGTGGCCGCATCCATTTGAACTGACGATGCGCGTGATCGTCGGTCGCGATCTGACGATGCAATTGAGCTGTCTGAACACCGGCGAGGAACCGCTGGATGCCGAGGCGGCGCTGCACACCTATTTCCACGTACAAGATATCGATGCGGTGCGAGTCGCGGGACTCGACGGCCGACGCTACATCGACAAGCTCGATGCGCTGCAGGTCAAACCGCAGGCGGGGGAACTGTCGATCGATCGCGAGGTCGACCGAATCTACCTGGAAACGCCCGACGCGGTCACGATCCACGACGGAGCCGAGCGACGGATCGAGATCCAAAAATCGGGCAGCCTGTCGACGGTGGTTTGGAATCCGTGGATCGATAAATCGGCGGCGATGGCTGATTTTCCCAACGACGGCTACCGGACGATGGTCTGTGTCGAGACGACCAACGCGGCCGACGACGTCCGCACGATCCAACCGGGCGAAGTCCATACGATCACGCAATCGTGCCGCTGCGAACCGGCAACTGGCCCCGCCGATCCTGCGGAAGCTATATTGTAG
- a CDS encoding MFS transporter has translation MTTSIHTPALRVPQGFFYGYLMVPVASLAQICTAPGQTFAISAFIPAIRDSLQLSEISLTSAYMIGTLVAAFPLMLVGPIADRIGNRATITGIVLLLAGACFFASFVNSFATLLLAFLALRFLGQGSLSLLSSNTTSMWFRTKLGRVSAIMSIGMAGAFAVIPGWLLASIESYGWRETYRGLGLVVAGIMLPLLAIVYRNRPEDVGQHLDGNRPDEPLPHAEGSRATGSQRTVAIEERSLSLRDAMRQPTFWILMTIMSAWAMIGTGLVFYLFAIGEARGIDKDATAAVFKTFALSMLAMQFSGGFLADRFALHHLLFAGVGLLSLGTLTLFFAQTSPQLHLFGLLFGAGQGITVAVNATVWVRYYGRAHLGKIRGTSWSASVAGSGAGPFLLGWAKDHSGHFEPAIIAFLCILIPLVLLALWVRPPARPDVLAPAAS, from the coding sequence TTGACAACGTCCATTCACACGCCAGCGTTACGGGTCCCACAAGGATTCTTCTACGGCTACCTGATGGTTCCGGTCGCCTCGTTGGCTCAGATATGTACCGCGCCGGGGCAAACCTTCGCAATTTCTGCATTTATTCCGGCGATCCGCGACTCGTTGCAATTGAGCGAAATCTCGCTCACCTCCGCCTATATGATCGGCACCTTGGTCGCCGCGTTTCCGTTGATGTTGGTCGGCCCGATCGCCGACCGGATCGGCAACCGGGCGACGATCACCGGAATCGTCTTGCTTTTGGCCGGGGCTTGTTTCTTCGCTTCGTTTGTCAATTCCTTTGCGACCTTGCTGCTCGCCTTCTTGGCGCTCCGGTTTCTGGGCCAAGGTTCCTTGTCCTTGCTCAGCAGCAACACCACGTCGATGTGGTTTCGCACCAAGCTGGGCCGCGTTTCGGCGATCATGAGTATCGGCATGGCAGGCGCCTTCGCCGTCATCCCCGGCTGGTTGTTGGCCAGCATCGAGAGCTACGGTTGGCGAGAGACCTATCGCGGCTTGGGGCTGGTCGTGGCGGGGATCATGTTGCCGCTGCTGGCGATTGTCTATCGCAACCGCCCCGAGGACGTCGGCCAACATTTGGATGGCAACCGCCCCGACGAACCGCTCCCTCACGCCGAGGGCTCTCGGGCGACCGGATCCCAGCGGACCGTCGCGATCGAAGAGCGTTCGCTGTCGCTGCGCGATGCGATGCGGCAGCCAACGTTTTGGATCCTGATGACGATCATGTCCGCTTGGGCGATGATCGGCACCGGCCTCGTCTTTTATCTGTTTGCTATTGGCGAAGCTCGCGGGATCGATAAAGACGCCACCGCCGCGGTCTTCAAAACGTTTGCGTTGAGCATGTTGGCGATGCAATTCAGCGGCGGTTTCTTGGCTGATCGGTTTGCGTTACACCATTTGTTGTTCGCCGGAGTGGGACTGTTGAGCTTGGGGACGTTGACATTGTTCTTCGCCCAAACATCGCCTCAGTTGCATCTCTTTGGGCTGTTGTTTGGTGCCGGGCAGGGAATCACCGTAGCGGTCAACGCGACGGTCTGGGTACGTTATTACGGGCGTGCTCATCTGGGAAAGATTCGCGGGACGTCTTGGAGCGCGTCGGTCGCCGGCAGCGGCGCCGGACCGTTTCTGTTGGGCTGGGCCAAGGATCACTCGGGGCACTTCGAGCCCGCGATCATCGCCTTTTTATGTATTCTCATTCCGCTGGTGCTGTTGGCGTTGTGGGTCCGCCCTCCGGCGCGACCCGATGTTTTGGCACCCGCCGCCTCGTGA
- a CDS encoding tetratricopeptide repeat protein: MSAASHRNLLVGAMAVQLRLIDVGDVAAAIVRWTEDKSRSLEDLLLAENRIDEQTKQLLTSLVDKQIQRHHGSVEDALGTICPPSEPSLSTLCQSLRPIEDADVTDSLNSISDIATESIDPWATNFLDTVPDPAPDDSAAASHRTRYQKLRDHAKGGLGQVYVARDEELNRQVALKQIQARFSGDQGARQRFILEAEITGGLEHPGVVPVYGLGVYEDGQPYYAMRFIRGQSMEAAIASFHQRFSKTGAPAWRDPERTLELRKLLSRVLDVCQAIAYAHSRGVLHRDIKPDNIMLGKYGETLVVDWGLAKVAGLDDVEAEAVDEPHLAPASGSDSAPTRFGSVIGTPGYMSPEQASGQIDAIGPASDVYSLGASLYCLLVGKPPFQSRDADGNPLTITQLLEKVRNGEFTAPRQIDPAIPKPLAAICVRAMAKDPEDRYANPLELADELERWMADEPVTAYRESGLQRLRRWVKRHQTLAAASAAIVLVSVLGLSSFSVVLGKKNIQLAELADSLSTKNQQLDQRGQELQKSNEELRIAEAEATEKAAIATAVTEFLNDDLLAQASPAKNPDPQLQVRTLFEQALQSMQDRFADQPLVKAKLLHTIGIASGYLAQWSESEVALTEALRLRKEFLGPRDVETLETQAALGGVAGSSGKYAKAHTLLTSTLQTQLSELGEEHPDVFETQDSLAGLYSLLGEFDKAHQLNEQSIAGYTKSIGPDAAETLNCLITKVGLLSDAGRFADALQLSSDVHTRAAAALGPLHFTTYDALLSRAQQLYSLGRHDEASNVYTTFMEELVETQGESHPYVAIVRNDLALIDSDHGDPVQGLATLRDLARTSIEKLGPAHRESIMSQFNVGTALNALGRYEESLPVFETVLQAANESLGPVSPSALQTRLLLAEVHWELGDHDSAKPLLEEVIALAKTPMQAEAKVVLDSKTLLAAIYGAAERYDEARELLTAVRAGYTKLGLGKTGVIVYPTENLIDVLVYSDRTKELDELLQQLDDDFGADSVIANQLRLRLAENWIERGEIDRADVSIQQVTQWLAGREPMERSDFGVAYYLGGLMSMLKRSQQAIDVYERLVVRQSEVLGANHVDRLLTLHDLAFEYSEFGQHKESAKLYSEVVRRRTEVYGLESDHTLQSLYNLSMEQFALADHKGTIESMKLLVKAAEARGEPIVNRMELHTGLAHALMKTKDYAAAVPHFQAGVEGMIETYGEADDDTLLLMHQLAYCMDAAAQPEESIAMYRRVVDGRSEVLGAAHGHTLMSLGNMAQVQATAELEQGAEESIADMQRRIESLDVGDVVAIDANYAIAETYRKMNRLDDAITFYRKVADGRRTSLGEEHERTLLAMHQVAYTCSLAGQFDDAIEIYAKVVPGRSKSLGRAHPHTMLSLNNAAKIEMGRGKRAEAAALYEDILNRIVEGKGLRHVDTLMPRMELANLKYQLKEYAMATELYSLSVDVMRKSLATTPNDTTREGFAGVLVMLADAEAHDGQFLAAGRHAREGLEMLEVVAPENWLRYRSLSVIGGLQAADGQHAEAQAALQQAYEGLAASELPRAGILLNQVQIETVDRLLDSYTQTNNAEQVAKWKQVKESLTEQPQP; the protein is encoded by the coding sequence ATGTCCGCGGCAAGCCATAGAAACTTGTTGGTTGGTGCCATGGCGGTGCAATTACGGCTGATCGATGTCGGTGACGTCGCCGCCGCGATCGTCCGCTGGACGGAAGACAAGTCGCGTTCGTTAGAAGATTTGCTGCTTGCCGAGAATCGCATCGACGAGCAGACCAAGCAACTGCTGACCTCGCTTGTCGACAAACAGATCCAGCGGCACCACGGTTCGGTAGAAGATGCATTGGGAACGATCTGCCCGCCATCGGAACCCTCGCTGTCGACACTCTGCCAGTCGCTGCGACCGATCGAAGATGCCGACGTCACCGATTCACTGAACTCGATCTCCGATATCGCGACCGAGTCGATCGACCCGTGGGCAACAAATTTTCTTGACACGGTGCCAGATCCGGCCCCCGACGACTCGGCGGCGGCGAGTCACCGAACGCGATATCAAAAGCTGCGTGATCATGCCAAGGGAGGACTTGGCCAGGTCTATGTCGCCCGCGACGAAGAGCTGAATCGACAGGTTGCCTTAAAACAAATTCAGGCGAGGTTCTCCGGCGACCAGGGAGCTCGGCAGCGATTCATTCTCGAAGCCGAGATCACCGGCGGGCTGGAACATCCGGGCGTCGTCCCGGTTTATGGTCTGGGTGTGTACGAGGATGGGCAACCCTATTATGCGATGCGGTTTATCCGTGGGCAGAGCATGGAAGCGGCGATCGCATCGTTTCATCAGCGGTTCTCCAAAACGGGAGCGCCCGCGTGGCGCGATCCCGAGCGGACGTTGGAACTGCGGAAGCTGTTGAGTCGCGTTTTGGATGTCTGCCAAGCGATCGCGTACGCCCATTCTCGCGGCGTGTTGCACCGCGACATCAAACCCGACAACATCATGCTGGGAAAGTATGGTGAAACGTTGGTCGTCGATTGGGGCTTGGCGAAAGTCGCTGGATTAGACGATGTCGAAGCCGAGGCGGTCGATGAACCGCATCTGGCTCCCGCATCGGGAAGCGATTCGGCGCCAACACGCTTTGGCAGCGTGATCGGAACGCCGGGCTACATGAGTCCCGAACAGGCCAGTGGGCAGATCGACGCGATCGGTCCCGCAAGCGACGTCTACTCGTTGGGGGCTTCGCTGTACTGCTTGTTGGTCGGCAAGCCACCGTTTCAATCGCGCGACGCCGACGGCAATCCGCTAACGATCACTCAGTTGTTAGAAAAGGTTCGCAACGGTGAATTCACCGCGCCGCGTCAGATCGATCCTGCGATTCCCAAACCGCTGGCGGCGATCTGCGTTCGCGCGATGGCCAAGGATCCCGAAGATCGTTACGCCAATCCGCTGGAACTGGCCGATGAACTGGAGCGTTGGATGGCCGATGAACCGGTCACCGCGTACCGCGAATCGGGCCTGCAACGACTGCGCCGCTGGGTCAAACGCCACCAGACGCTTGCTGCCGCCAGCGCCGCGATCGTACTGGTTTCCGTGTTGGGATTGAGTTCGTTTTCGGTAGTGCTCGGCAAGAAGAACATCCAACTGGCCGAGCTGGCTGATTCGCTGAGCACCAAGAACCAGCAGCTCGATCAACGCGGCCAGGAGCTCCAGAAATCGAACGAAGAGCTGCGGATCGCCGAAGCGGAGGCGACTGAAAAGGCAGCGATCGCGACGGCGGTCACCGAGTTTTTAAACGACGACTTGTTGGCACAAGCATCGCCAGCCAAGAATCCCGATCCGCAACTGCAAGTCCGCACGCTCTTCGAACAAGCACTCCAGAGCATGCAGGATCGGTTCGCCGACCAACCGCTGGTCAAAGCCAAACTGTTGCACACGATTGGCATCGCGTCGGGCTATCTTGCTCAGTGGAGCGAAAGCGAGGTGGCGTTGACGGAAGCATTGCGTCTGCGGAAAGAATTCTTGGGGCCCCGAGATGTCGAGACGCTAGAGACCCAAGCGGCGTTGGGGGGAGTGGCTGGATCGAGCGGGAAATATGCCAAGGCTCACACCCTGCTGACATCGACTCTACAAACGCAGCTGAGCGAATTAGGGGAAGAGCATCCCGATGTTTTCGAGACGCAGGACAGCTTGGCGGGGTTGTACAGTTTGTTGGGGGAGTTTGACAAAGCCCATCAATTGAACGAACAGTCGATCGCGGGGTACACGAAATCAATCGGCCCCGATGCCGCCGAGACGCTGAACTGTTTGATCACAAAAGTCGGTCTACTTTCGGATGCGGGACGCTTCGCCGATGCATTGCAGCTATCGAGCGACGTGCACACTCGGGCGGCTGCCGCCTTGGGGCCGCTGCACTTCACAACCTACGACGCGCTGCTATCGCGGGCCCAGCAGTTGTATTCGCTCGGCCGCCACGATGAAGCCTCCAACGTCTACACGACTTTTATGGAAGAGTTAGTGGAAACGCAGGGCGAATCGCATCCCTATGTTGCCATCGTGCGAAACGATTTGGCGTTGATCGATTCGGATCATGGAGATCCGGTGCAGGGGCTGGCAACGCTGCGTGACCTTGCGCGCACGTCGATTGAGAAGCTGGGGCCAGCTCACCGAGAATCGATCATGTCGCAGTTCAATGTGGGGACGGCGCTCAATGCGTTGGGGCGATATGAGGAGTCGCTACCGGTCTTTGAAACGGTGCTGCAAGCGGCTAACGAGAGCCTGGGGCCGGTGAGTCCATCGGCTTTGCAGACTCGCCTTCTGCTGGCGGAAGTCCATTGGGAACTCGGCGATCACGATTCGGCGAAGCCATTGTTGGAGGAAGTGATCGCGCTTGCGAAGACTCCGATGCAAGCGGAAGCGAAAGTGGTGCTCGACTCAAAGACGTTGCTGGCAGCGATCTATGGGGCCGCGGAAAGGTACGACGAGGCGCGCGAACTATTGACGGCGGTTCGCGCAGGATACACCAAACTTGGGCTTGGGAAGACAGGTGTCATCGTCTACCCAACGGAGAACCTGATCGATGTCTTGGTCTACAGCGACCGGACCAAGGAATTGGACGAACTGTTGCAGCAGCTGGACGACGATTTTGGTGCCGATTCGGTGATCGCAAATCAATTGAGGCTACGGCTAGCGGAGAATTGGATCGAACGGGGAGAAATCGATCGAGCCGATGTTTCGATCCAACAAGTGACGCAGTGGTTGGCAGGCCGCGAACCGATGGAACGTTCCGATTTTGGGGTGGCTTATTATCTGGGTGGTTTGATGAGCATGCTAAAACGCAGCCAGCAAGCGATCGACGTCTATGAACGCTTGGTCGTCCGACAATCGGAAGTGTTGGGTGCTAATCACGTCGATCGTTTGTTGACACTGCATGATTTGGCTTTTGAATACAGCGAGTTCGGGCAGCACAAGGAGTCGGCGAAGCTGTATTCCGAAGTCGTTCGCCGCCGAACCGAGGTCTATGGTTTGGAGAGCGATCATACGTTGCAGTCGCTGTACAACTTATCGATGGAGCAGTTTGCGCTCGCCGATCATAAGGGGACGATCGAATCGATGAAGCTATTGGTCAAGGCGGCGGAAGCTCGCGGCGAACCGATCGTCAACCGAATGGAATTGCACACAGGGCTCGCCCACGCGTTGATGAAAACAAAGGACTACGCCGCCGCCGTGCCCCATTTCCAGGCCGGCGTCGAGGGGATGATCGAGACCTACGGCGAGGCGGACGATGACACGCTGCTGTTGATGCACCAATTGGCCTATTGCATGGACGCCGCCGCGCAGCCCGAGGAATCGATCGCGATGTATCGTCGCGTCGTCGACGGACGATCCGAGGTGCTGGGCGCAGCTCACGGTCACACGCTGATGTCGCTGGGGAACATGGCTCAGGTCCAAGCGACTGCCGAACTGGAACAGGGAGCCGAGGAATCGATCGCCGACATGCAGCGGCGGATCGAATCGCTGGACGTCGGCGATGTGGTCGCGATCGATGCGAACTATGCGATCGCCGAGACCTATCGGAAGATGAACCGATTGGATGATGCGATCACCTTTTACCGGAAGGTTGCCGACGGACGCCGGACGTCGCTGGGGGAAGAACACGAGCGGACGCTGTTGGCGATGCATCAGGTCGCCTACACCTGCAGCTTGGCAGGGCAATTCGACGACGCGATCGAGATTTACGCCAAGGTTGTCCCGGGGCGCAGCAAGTCGTTGGGGCGAGCGCATCCGCACACGATGTTGTCGCTGAACAACGCGGCCAAAATTGAAATGGGACGCGGCAAACGGGCCGAGGCCGCTGCGCTCTACGAGGATATTTTGAACCGGATCGTCGAGGGCAAAGGGCTTCGACATGTCGATACTTTGATGCCGCGGATGGAGCTAGCGAATTTGAAGTATCAGTTAAAGGAGTACGCGATGGCGACGGAGCTGTATTCGCTTTCGGTCGACGTGATGCGGAAGAGCTTGGCGACGACGCCCAACGATACGACGCGAGAAGGATTCGCCGGCGTGTTGGTGATGTTGGCTGATGCCGAAGCCCACGACGGCCAATTTCTCGCCGCGGGGAGGCACGCTCGCGAGGGACTGGAGATGTTGGAGGTCGTCGCGCCGGAGAACTGGTTGCGTTATCGCAGTCTGAGCGTGATCGGTGGATTGCAGGCTGCCGACGGACAGCATGCCGAAGCGCAAGCAGCGCTGCAGCAGGCCTACGAGGGCTTGGCTGCTAGCGAATTGCCTAGGGCCGGCATTCTGTTGAACCAAGTGCAAATCGAAACGGTCGACCGCTTGCTCGATTCTTATACGCAAACCAATAATGCGGAGCAGGTCGCCAAGTGGAAACAGGTTAAGGAGAGCTTAACCGAGCAGCCGCAGCCATGA